CTCAGCGGTTGCAAGCAGCGCTATTTTGTTGTTGAAAAAGAACCACAAGAGCGCAGCCGCAAATAAAACGATCAGCAGACTCAGGAGCACGGTCATGCCCGTTGATGCTCCGGAAACCAAAATAAAGACGACATGTGCTGCAGAAAAGCAGGCACTGCCTATGCCAAGCCAAAACAGCTGATTCTGACGACGGAGAAGTTTCCGAAAATCAGGGGTGCTTTTTACGTCAGATTGGGAAGTAAGAACAGTATCCATAGCTTATTATGACTTAGGTTAATGATTACGATGCATGTTAGGGCTTGCACTGGGTAAATTCAAGCTTAATCGCAGTTTAACAGCTTAGTTTTGCTGCAACCAAAGCAGCTGATAGGGCGCGAGCTCGAGATGTTCGATCTGCGCGTACGCTTTTCCGGTGATGAGATCGGTGTGCGGCAGCAGGGTGCTGCCGTTGGGCAGGTGCGCGATCACCGGATGCTCGCTGAAGTTGGCGACGACGACCACCCTTCCCCGGCTGTTACTTTTCTCGAACGCCAGCACCGAGCCGTGATGCGTCTGCATCTGACGCAGTCCGTTTTCAGCAAACTGAGGCACCTCGCGGCGGATCCGCAGCATTTTTTTAAGGCCGGTAAACAGCCTTCCCCGCGGGCCTTTGTCTTCGCGGACTTCCTTCAGCAGCTCCCAGTCCATCCTGGGGCGATGCACCCAGCGGCTGTCGCCTTTTTTGGCCGGATGTTCGGCGTAGCTGTAATCGTTGAGGGTGCCGATTTCATCCCCGAGGTAGAGCAGCGGGATGCCGCCTATGCTCATGCAGAGACCATACATCAGCAGGATGCGGCTGACCGCGTCGGCTGACCAGGCATCGTCTTTCATCTCCAGACCACGCTCGAGTCCGGCGAGGGAAGCCGTCGTGCCGCACACGCGCATGTCCTGATTTGAGGGGTTGTACTGAAATTTGACGCCCTTCGAGAACGTGCCAGGGAAGTCGCCGCAGTAGAACTGATTCAGGAAGTTGCGGTGATCGAAACCATTGATGCCCAGGGTCGCGGCATCTTCGTCGGCGAAGCTCCATCCGATATCATCGTGACTCCGCACGTAGTTGATCCAGGCTGTGCCCGCAGGCAGATTAAAGCGGTATTTGAGGGATTCGCGGAGCAGGCGGACTTCGCGGGTTGCCAGGCTCTCCCAGAGCAGCGCCATCACGGTCGGGTTGTAGGAAACCTGACATTTGTCTGGGGCGACGTAGGCGATCACATCGTCCGGGTGAACGATGGCTTCGGACTTGAACAGCAGGCCCGGCGCTGCGATGCGGGCACAGGCGTTGAGCGCGCGGATGATGTCGTGTGCCTGCGGCAGGTTTTCGCAGACCGTGCCCTGCACTTTCCAGGTGAAAGGCACCGCGTCGAGCCGGAGGAAATCCACCCCGAGGTTGGCCAGAAACAGCATTTCCCGAACCATGGCCACAAATACTGCGGGGTTGCGGTAGTTCAGGTCCCACTGATAATTGTGGAAGGTCGTCCACACCCACTTGCCGGGCGGCTCGTGCCAGCTGTAATTGCCGCGGCGGACTTCCGGGAAGATCTCGCGCAGATGCGGCTCAAAGGCGTCCGGTATCTGCCGGTCATCAAAGAGGTAGTAAAACTCCTGATACGCAGCTTCCCCCTTCTTAGCCCGCTGCGCCCATTCGTGCTCACCGGAGGTGTGATTGTTGATGAAATCGAGTACCAGCGAAATGCCGTTTTCGGCCAGTTTGGCGGCCAGTTTTTCGAGCTGTTTGACCGTGCCGAGAGCCGGGTTGACCTCGCGGTAACTACTCACTGCATAGCCGCCGTCGTTTTCTTTTTCGGGCGATTTGAACAGCGGCATGAGGTGCAGGTAGGTGATGCCCAGCTCCTGCAGGTACGAAATGCGGGCTTCGATGCCTTTGAGGTCGCCGGCAAACAAGTCCACGTAGCAGACCGCGCCCGCCATTTCGGGTCCGCAGAACCAGTTGGGGTTTGCAAGGCGTGCTTCATCAGTTTCGCGCAATTTGCGGCTGCGGGACTTCCACGACTCGCACAGCACATCGGTGAGGGCCGCAAGATGCAGCCCGAAATCAAACTGATCGCGGTAAAGTCCGTGCAGCAGATCGGTCAGGCGCGGGGCGAAGTCATCGAAGCGCGCCAGAAAGGCGTCCCGCTCCGCTTTGGGGCGTCCCTTAAAAAAAGCCTGTGCCTGTTCACGGCAGCTGCGGATCAGCCGCGCTCTTGATTTGGCAGTAAAGTAGTGTTCCATTAGCGGATTTCGCTTAGAAATTGGGGATCAAAAGAGACCATCGCGCCTTGCTGCGAAGCCACGTAGCCGGCGTAGCGGTTGGCGAGCCGCATGGTTTCGGGCATGGGCGTTTCTTTGAGCAGATGGTGTATCACGCAGGCGATGAAGGCGTCGCCCACGCCGACGGAGTCGCCGGTACTTGTGTCGATGGGCTGGGTTGGGTAGTGCGTGTCGGTATCGGCGGTGATGCAGCGGCTGCCGTTTTTGCCGAGGGTGACGATCAGCAGACGCAGCCCGAACTCGTGAAGCAGCAGCCCGCGCAGGTCGCCCTGACCAAGCAGGGCTTCGATATCGGCATACTCGTGCTCATTCACTTTCACCACATTGGCGAGGCGGAGCGAGGCTTCGATGGTTTCGCGGCTGAAAAACGGCGGACGTAGGTTCACATCGAGCACGCGCAGGCAGTCGGAAGGCACCGCTTGCAGAAAACGCTGAATGGTCGCGGCGGAGGTTTCCGAGCGCTGCGACAGGGTCGAAAAGCAGACGGCATGGGTGCGGGACGCGAGCTCCTGCAGACCCGGATTCCAGCGAATGTCGTCCCAGGCCACATCCTGCGTGATGTCGTAGGAGGCTTCACTGCCCGAAAAAGTGACCTTCACCGTGCCGGACGGCTTGCCGGATTCCTGCACGTAGCGCGTATCGAGGCCGTTTTTAGCGAGGAAAGTGCGCAGCATGCGTCCGGTTTCGTCCGCGCCGACCGCGCTCACGAGCAGGGCTTCATTGCCGAGCTGACCCAGGTTGTACACCACATTGGCCGGCGCCCCGCCGGGCTTTTCGTAGTCCGGAAACTGATCGGTGAGCACTTCACCGAGGCCTACGATGGTTTTGGACATAGCGCTGAAGAAGTTTCTGTTTAAGTTTTATCGATGGATGGGCTTCCGGCCTGAACCCGGTTCAAAAACAAAAAGGAAGCTGCGGTTGCGTCCTCCGGGGAGTTGAGCCGGCTGTGAGGCGGATGAGGCAGGACCCCGGGACCTGACGGAAGCCCGGTTGAGGTCCGGAACGGGAGATGCGCCCGTGAGCACATCCCCCTACCCCCAAACACTGCAGAACCGGCTAAAAAATGATGAGCAGGGCCACGATCAGGAAGAGCAGAGCCACGGCCTGATAGCGGTAATTGTAGTAAAAAGGAAGATCGCTGAGCGACTGGGTTTCGGCGTGGAAAAATTTGGGCGTCCAGATGAGGGCTTCCCAGTCCTTGCCTTCATCGGGGCCGGACAGCAGGCTGACCCCGACCAGAATGACCGAGCAAAGGATGAAGATGAAGCCCGCGAGGTAGAGGTAGTGCGGCAGCAGGTTCTCCGCGCCGGTGATGTTGATGTAGAACTGATAGCCGATGCTGAGCGCACTGAGGGTGACGCCCGTCACGATGGAGGCGTTCGCGCCTTTGGTGTTGATGCGCTTCGAGAACAGGCCGAAGGCGAAGAGCGCTACAATCGGCGGACAAATGAACGAGAGCACCATTTGGAGATAATCCCAGAAGGAGTCGAATTTGATGATCTGCGGGGCCCAAAGCGCGGAAATAACCATGAGCACAAGAATCGTGATTTTGGCCACGCGCATGGCGTCATCCTGCGTAGAATTGGGGCGGAATTTCTTGTAGAAATCGAAGGTAAAGAGCGTCGAGGCCGCGTTGAGGCCGCTGTCCACACTGCTCATCAGGGCCGCGATGAAACCGGCGAGGGTGATGCCGAGCAGGCCGACCGGCAGCAAATCGAAGATCAGGGCCGGGTAGGCGTTGACCGCTTCGATGCTGTCGCCGTAGAGGATGAGGGCCATCACGCCAGGCAGCACCATGATGAAGAGGGTCGAAAGCTTGAGGAAACCGGCGAAAAGCGCGCCCCACTGTCCCTGACGTGTATCCTTGGCGGCCAGCGCCCGCTGTGCGATGAACTGATTCGTAACCCAGAAATAGAACCCTAACAGGAAAACCCCGGAGAACAAACCCGGCCACGGCAGGTTGGGATCATCCATGCCGCGCACGATACTGAGGTGATCGGCGCTTACGCCTGCGGCGGCAACACCCGCGGTGATTTCTTCCCAGCCGCCAATCATGTTCCACGCAGCGACCGTCACGAAAATGGAGCTTACGATCAGCAGCACGGCCTGAACGGTATCGGAATAGACAACCGAGGCAAGACCGCCCAGCAAGGTATAGAAGGCCGCGAAGATCGAAATGCCCCAGACGATCGTCACGATGGATAACTCCGGGAAAGCCATTTTGACCACGACCGCACCGGCGTAAAGTCCGGCGGCGATATCCACAAACACGTTGAGGGTCATGGTGACGCCCGAAAAGTAGTAGCGAGCGAAGCTGCCGTAGCGGCGCTCGAGAAACTCGGGGACCGTGTAAATTTTGTTGCGCAGGTAGTACGGCAGGAAAAAGACGGCAAACAAGATGAGCACGAAGGTCGCCATCCACTCGTAGCTGAAATTGGCGAAGCCGGTCCGGTACCCGCTTTCAGCAAGACCGACCAGACTGATGCTGCCCATGTTGCTCGCAAAAAGCGAGAAGCCGATGATGGGCCAGGTGAGGGAGCGTCCGGCCAGGAAGTAGTCGTCCTGATTCTTGTTTTTATTCTTGAAATACAGTCCCAGCCAGATGATGAACGCGAAATACAGCGCAATGATCACATAATCAATCCACGCAATGCTGACGTCAAATTCCATGCGGTCGGCTCATTATTTTAGAAGATGAAGGAGAATTTCAGAAGAAGGTGCCCGCAAACCCGATCACTTTTCTATCAGGTTTGCGGGCCCGGCAAAGCGCACTGCAGCCTTTTTCTGCAGGCTGCAGCTGGATTCATGAAATTAGTTGTTGTTGCATTGAAAGCGCTTTTAATTTATGCGCATGCAAGCGGGGATGGAAATCGAAATGCGCAAACGTTTGCATTATGAAAATGCGGGGTTTTGGGCTATTTTTTCGTTGCACACAAACCGCTTCCCGAACCTCCTATCTGACCGTTTTTACCATGGAAGAAGAGCCACCGCATCTCTCCGCTAAACAAACTGCCTTTTTACGGCGCATACTCCGGGACACCGGAAGTCCGAAAGAAGAAAGCCTGCAACGCGTCGCGGAATACATCCGCTTTATTCAGCAGGCAGAGGCGCAGGAAGCCGACCCGCAGGCGCCGCCCGTAGCACCCGACCGGGCGTTACTGCTGGAACGCATCAAAAAAGCCCTCATCCAGAGCGGGCAGTATCCCGGCAGCAGTACATCTGAAACACCAGGAGACTGATGGCAGCAAAGCGGGCAACCATCAAGGACATCGCGCGGGAAGCCGGGGTTTCTCCCGCCACCGTATCGCGGGCGCTTTCCGACCACAGCAGCATCAGCAAAGCGACCCGGCTCAAAATCGCGGAAATCGCCCGGCAGCTCAACTACCGCCCCAACTTGCAGGCCAAATCCCTGCGCACGCACGCCACCAAAACCATCGCGCTCATTCTGCCGGAAATCAACTCATTTTTCGTGCCGGAAATGATGTACGGCATCAACACCGCCGCCGCAGAGCTGGGTTTTTCGGTGATGATGTTTCAGAGCGACAATCAGCTTGCACGCGAAAAAGAACTGTTGTGGTACGCAACCGAGCTCAGTGCCGACGGCATCCTTCTCAGCCTGAGCGAAGAAACCGAATCGCTCGAACACGTGCAGCAACTGCGCGACAGCGGCACCCCGCTTCTCCTGATCGACAAAACCGGCGGCACCACAGATATTCCAAGCCTTACCATCGACGGCGCCGCGGCGGCAGCTGACGCGGTCCGGCACCTTCTCGACAAAGGGCACCGGCAAATTGGCGGCGTATTTGGTCACCCGGCACTCAGCATCACGCAGAACCGGCGCAGCGGCTACCTCCGCGCCCTCGACGCCGCAGGCCTCAGCGAAACCGACTGCCCCACGCTCGAAGTCAGCCAAATTCTCGAAATCTCCACCAACCTACACCGCTTCCTGAACGACTACCCGGGCCTCACCGCCCTCTTCCTGATGTCCGACGAACTCATGGTGCACACCCACCACGAACTCAGCGCCCTCGGCATCCGCATCCCCGAGCAACTCTCCCTCATTGCCATCAGCGACGGCATCGCGCCCTACTACCTGCACCCAAACATCACACACCTGCATCACTCCGGCTACGGCATGGGCTACGAAGCCGCCCGCATGCTCATCACCCACATCACCCAGCGCCCGACGCCCGCAAACCCCGCCCCCCTGCAAGGCGCCATCCTGCCAACCAAGCGCTGCGAACTCCACTCCGTCCGGCAAATCTGACGCAGTCCCCCATTTCTCAAGCCAGTCTTCAAAAACGGCCAATTGCCAGGCCGGTTTTTTTATTTTTGGGTAAACTCCGTGCACATCAGGAGTTGCGGGGGCAGATTAGAGTCCCCAAACCTAAGATGAAGGCGTTGCTTTTTTTGGCTTCCGGGCAGCACAAACTTAAACTGTCGAACGCCGGCTGTTGCAATCCTGCCCCCCGACCAGCGCCCCTGCCATTTCAGCCGACAAATATGCCCGGCGTAAACGGCAAAGAACTTAGCCGTTCACCATTTTTTCGGCTTGTGCCCTGAGTTTCGCCCTGCGTTCAGGGGAATCCGCAAGATCGGTGTGCAGCCGCTCACTGATTTTCGCAAGGTGCGCATCCTGATAGGAAAAGGCGATGTTCCTGACCTGATTGTAGCGCGCCTCTGTTTCTTTTTTGGTGAGCTCCTTCGCTGTCAGGGCCCGCGCTGCCCCCCAGTCGATGTGAATCATCATCGGAATTCCCGGCACAAACGGATTCGGTTTATCCGGCATCACAATAAAATTGGCCGCGTGCCAGTCGCCGTTTTCAACGCCCATCACCTCACACACCTGCTGATGGAGCTGAATAAACTCGTAAACTTCGGGCGTCAGCCGGTCATGCTGTTCCAGCACATACTCCTGCAGGGTCGGCCCGGTGACGTAGGGCTCGGTGATAAAGCCCATGAGCGAGCACAACCCGACATTGTGCTGAAACAAGTGATTCAGCCGCTCAATCAGGCCCTCTTTCAGAATCAAACCTATGCGGCCGGCGGGGGTAACAAGGGCACCGTCTTTAATCAGGCGCGGGTGATTTTCGGGTTGTCCCTTATGGGTGAAGGCGGCTAAATGGGCCTCGTGCAAAGGCTCGGGACCTGGTTGCTTTACCACGCAACCGAGCTCAGGGGCAATCATTACCGCGCTGCACCGGCCGCGCCCCATGATGTACTCGGCTTTCAGGATGAGCATCAGCCCGGTCTCCTCTTTAAGCTGCTGCTGCCATGCCGTAATTTGTGCATTGGCCTGCGTATCATCCTCAAACAGCGCAATGCGGCGGCGCTCTTCAATCCGGGCCATTTGCCCGAGCAACTCGTCGAGCAACACCATGCGGGGCACCTGCGGCATATCACCATCAGGCCTGGTCAGCGGACCGCCATCCCTGATTTCGAGATAGAGCGCTTTGGCAATCTTCAGCTTGTCTTCCAGATCCCGCTCATAGTGCAGGGCTGCGCGCCATTCCAGCATACGCACCACGGCCTTGCAGAGCTCATCCACCGTCTTAAGTCCGGTTTCCTGTTCCATGCGTTCGGCAACCAGCTGATGTCCTGCCCCCACGGCTCTGATCACGCGACCGTATTCCGTGAGAACGCGTGCATTGCGCAGCATAGGATCGGTTTTGACGGTGTCCCAGTTTGCGGCCATAACGCCGAACCAAACCGGGGCCCAGCCTCCGAGATTGCGGGTGAGAAAAGTGTCATCCGACGTAAGATGTTCAACCGGAATGAGACGGTCTGTTGTAGTCAGGCGCAGGTTGCAGTGCGGGTTATCCCGAAACAAAAGAGAATCAAGGCAGGGCTTATCCTTCAGAAGAGTCAGCCACCGCTGCTCTGCTTCGGTTGAAGGACGCTGCTTCAGAACTGCAACTTTAGCGCCCGTTTTCCGGGCAGGTGCGGGCAGGAGAAAATCAACGATTTCTTCTCTGTTTAGCGGGATGGTTACTACGCGAAGGGCCGAGCCGACATTCATCAGGAAACCTTTTTTTACTTGGGATTAAGAACGAGCCTAAATATAAAAGTTAATCCGCTAAGACAAATCCAAAGAAGTCAGATTCATAGGAAGATCGCGCATCAAGTACGGTATCAACTGCAGGCCGCGCCGGTTTTTGTTTGTAAAACAGCGGGGCTGTGCCTGCATGGAATTGTCAGAATGCTTAGCTTAATGAGCTGAACTGAAGCCCTGCAAGGGATCACCCAAATCATAGTATTTAATATACTTAGCTTCATATTACGCCCATCTTAAGCTTCCTTTACTGCCTGAATTTATGAACCGATTTTCACACCTTCACTGTCACACCCAGTTTAGCATGCTCGACGGTGCTGCAAGCATCAAAGACCTGGTAAAAAAAGCCGCTGAACAGGAAATGCCCGCCATGGCCATTACCGATCACGGCAACATGTTTGGGGTTCCGTCTTTTGTTCGGGAAGCGCAATCCGCCGGCATTAAGCCCATCATCGGATCCGAATTTTACATCACGCCCTCAGGCATGCAAGACCGGGAAGACCGGACCCGCTACCATCAGGTTTTGCTGGCAAAAAATATGACGGGCTACAAAAATCTCGTCAAGCTCTGCTCTGTCGGCTATGTCGATGGCCTGTACTACAAACCCCGTATTGATAAGGAAACGCTTAAAAATCATTCGGAAGGACTGATTGCCACGACCTGCTGCATTGCAAGCGAAGTGAACAAAACCATCATGCAAAAAGGCGAAGAAGAAGGGCGGAAAATCTTTGAATGGTACCTCGATGTATTCGGGGAAGACTACTACATCGAGATTCAGCGCCATAATCTCGCGGATCAGGACACCTGTAATGCCGTGCTGCTGCGCTGGGCGAAGGAGTACAATGTAAAGGTGATTGCGACCAACGACAGTCACTATGTGAACCGGGAAGACTCTGAGGCCCACGACATCCTGCTCGCCCTGCAAACCAATGCCGACCTCAACGACCCGAACCGCTTCCGCTTTACGGACGACTACAACAACCTGAATCCGGAGTTTTACCTCAAAACACCGGAAGAAATGCTCGAGCTGTTCCGGGATGTGCCGGAAAGTATCGACAATACCGCTGAAATCGTGGATAAGGTCGAAGACTTCAGCCTGAAATCCGAACTGCTGCTGCCGCACTATCCGGTTCCGCAGGCTTTCTCAGATATGGACGATTACCTGCGGCATCTCAGCTATGAAGGCGCGCGCAAGCGCTATGGCGAGCTCACAGCGGAAGTCACCGAGCGGATTGACTCCGAGCTGAAGATTATCGCCAAAATGGGCTTCGCAGGCTACTTCCTCATCGTGGAAAGCTTCACAACCGAAGCACGGCGGCGCGGCGTGTATGTTGGTCCCGGACGGGGATCCGCCGCAGGCAGTATTGTAGCCTACTGTATCGGCATCATCAACATTGATCCGCTGCGGTATGACCTGCTTTTTGAGCGTTTCCTCAATCCCGAGCGCGTGAGCCCGCCGGATATTGATATTGATTTCGATGATCACGGCCGGCAGCAAGTGATTGACTATGTGGTGGAACAGTACGGGCGTCAGAATGTGGCGCAGATTGTGACCTATAGCACCATGAAAGCCAAAACTGCAATTCGCGATGTCGGGCGCGTACTGCGCGTGCCGCTGCCGGAAGTCATGGCTATTTCAAAGTTGTTTCCAGAGCGGCCCGGTATCGATACCTTTGCGAAAGTGCTTGATCCCGCAAAAAATCCCGACACCGCAGAGCAAATCAAGGATCTTTTCAATCACCCGGATGAGCAAATCCGGAAAATGATGAAGTACGCGAAAGTCCTGGAAGGCTGCGCTCGGCAAACCGGGATTCACGCGGCGGGCGTCATTATTGCGCCGGGCGAAGTGTCGAACTATGTGCCGGTTGCCCTATCGAAAGATAAGGATGTGATCACGCA
This genomic stretch from Cyclonatronum proteinivorum harbors:
- a CDS encoding amylosucrase; the encoded protein is MEHYFTAKSRARLIRSCREQAQAFFKGRPKAERDAFLARFDDFAPRLTDLLHGLYRDQFDFGLHLAALTDVLCESWKSRSRKLRETDEARLANPNWFCGPEMAGAVCYVDLFAGDLKGIEARISYLQELGITYLHLMPLFKSPEKENDGGYAVSSYREVNPALGTVKQLEKLAAKLAENGISLVLDFINNHTSGEHEWAQRAKKGEAAYQEFYYLFDDRQIPDAFEPHLREIFPEVRRGNYSWHEPPGKWVWTTFHNYQWDLNYRNPAVFVAMVREMLFLANLGVDFLRLDAVPFTWKVQGTVCENLPQAHDIIRALNACARIAAPGLLFKSEAIVHPDDVIAYVAPDKCQVSYNPTVMALLWESLATREVRLLRESLKYRFNLPAGTAWINYVRSHDDIGWSFADEDAATLGINGFDHRNFLNQFYCGDFPGTFSKGVKFQYNPSNQDMRVCGTTASLAGLERGLEMKDDAWSADAVSRILLMYGLCMSIGGIPLLYLGDEIGTLNDYSYAEHPAKKGDSRWVHRPRMDWELLKEVREDKGPRGRLFTGLKKMLRIRREVPQFAENGLRQMQTHHGSVLAFEKSNSRGRVVVVANFSEHPVIAHLPNGSTLLPHTDLITGKAYAQIEHLELAPYQLLWLQQN
- a CDS encoding carbohydrate kinase family protein; amino-acid sequence: MSKTIVGLGEVLTDQFPDYEKPGGAPANVVYNLGQLGNEALLVSAVGADETGRMLRTFLAKNGLDTRYVQESGKPSGTVKVTFSGSEASYDITQDVAWDDIRWNPGLQELASRTHAVCFSTLSQRSETSAATIQRFLQAVPSDCLRVLDVNLRPPFFSRETIEASLRLANVVKVNEHEYADIEALLGQGDLRGLLLHEFGLRLLIVTLGKNGSRCITADTDTHYPTQPIDTSTGDSVGVGDAFIACVIHHLLKETPMPETMRLANRYAGYVASQQGAMVSFDPQFLSEIR
- a CDS encoding sodium:solute symporter; amino-acid sequence: MEFDVSIAWIDYVIIALYFAFIIWLGLYFKNKNKNQDDYFLAGRSLTWPIIGFSLFASNMGSISLVGLAESGYRTGFANFSYEWMATFVLILFAVFFLPYYLRNKIYTVPEFLERRYGSFARYYFSGVTMTLNVFVDIAAGLYAGAVVVKMAFPELSIVTIVWGISIFAAFYTLLGGLASVVYSDTVQAVLLIVSSIFVTVAAWNMIGGWEEITAGVAAAGVSADHLSIVRGMDDPNLPWPGLFSGVFLLGFYFWVTNQFIAQRALAAKDTRQGQWGALFAGFLKLSTLFIMVLPGVMALILYGDSIEAVNAYPALIFDLLPVGLLGITLAGFIAALMSSVDSGLNAASTLFTFDFYKKFRPNSTQDDAMRVAKITILVLMVISALWAPQIIKFDSFWDYLQMVLSFICPPIVALFAFGLFSKRINTKGANASIVTGVTLSALSIGYQFYINITGAENLLPHYLYLAGFIFILCSVILVGVSLLSGPDEGKDWEALIWTPKFFHAETQSLSDLPFYYNYRYQAVALLFLIVALLIIF
- a CDS encoding LacI family DNA-binding transcriptional regulator, with translation MAAKRATIKDIAREAGVSPATVSRALSDHSSISKATRLKIAEIARQLNYRPNLQAKSLRTHATKTIALILPEINSFFVPEMMYGINTAAAELGFSVMMFQSDNQLAREKELLWYATELSADGILLSLSEETESLEHVQQLRDSGTPLLLIDKTGGTTDIPSLTIDGAAAAADAVRHLLDKGHRQIGGVFGHPALSITQNRRSGYLRALDAAGLSETDCPTLEVSQILEISTNLHRFLNDYPGLTALFLMSDELMVHTHHELSALGIRIPEQLSLIAISDGIAPYYLHPNITHLHHSGYGMGYEAARMLITHITQRPTPANPAPLQGAILPTKRCELHSVRQI